A genomic region of Chaetodon auriga isolate fChaAug3 chromosome 11, fChaAug3.hap1, whole genome shotgun sequence contains the following coding sequences:
- the sf3b5 gene encoding splicing factor 3B subunit 5 — MTDRYNIHSQLEHLQSKYIGTGHADTSKWEWLVNQHRDSYCSYMGHFDLLNYYSVAENESKARVRFNLMEKMLQPCGPPADKPDDA; from the coding sequence ATGACGGACAGATACAACATCCACAGTCAGCTGGAGCACCTGCAGTCTAAGTACATCGGCACTGGACACGCCGACACCAGCAAATGGGAATGGCTGGTCAACCAGCACAGAGACTCTTATTGCTCCTACATGGGACATTTTGATCTGCTGAATTACTACTCTGTCGCTGAGAATGAGAGCAAAGCACGGGTCCGCTTCAATCTGATGGAGAAGATGCTTCAACCATGTGGACCACCAGCAGACAAACCCGACGATGCCTAG